GAACAAGTCTACGAACTCTTCCGAGCCGCCAATTTGTGCATCGTCAGCAGCCTGCATGACGGGATGAATCTGGTCGCCAAGGAATTCGTGGCGGCAAGAGACGATGAGGAAGGGGTGCTGATCTTAAGCACGTTCGCCGGCGCTTCGCGCGAATTGATGGAGGCACTTATCGTCAATCCGTTCGACGCCAAGGCCACGGCGGACGCCATCGACCGCGCCTTGCGCATGCCCCTTGAACAGCAGGCGGAACGCATGCATCTGATGCGTGAGCTGGTCAGCGAGAACAATGTCTATTATTGGGCGGGACGCATGCTGCTGGACGCGTCGCGCATTAGAAAGCGCGAGCGGATCGAATCCAACATCGTGAAAGCCGGAGGGGCGGCACTGTAAATGAATTTGCCCGTACCTGATTCGAATGGACCCGATTGGGCTGTTTTTCTGGATGTCGACGGCACTTTGCTGAATTTGGCTGAACATCCCGACGCGGTGCTGGTTCCTGACGGTCTTTTGACGCTTTTAGCCTGTTTGAAACGAGCTTTGAGTGGAGCCGTGGCTTTGGTGAGCGGACGCAGCCTGGCTTCTCTGGACGCGCTTTTAGGATCTGCCGGACTGGATGTGGCCGGTTGCCACGGCGCTGAAATCAGGCTTAATGGCCAGACGACCCTGCTTGGTTCAGCCGATGCGGTCATGCCAAAAGTCGCCGAGCGTTTGGCCAGGCTTTCCGATGGTATTCCGCTGGCCATGGTGGAACTGAAAGCGCATTCGATAGCCTTTCACTACCGCCTTCAACAGATGGATGCCCTGCAGGCGCGCCAGTTGGCCCTGAAAGCCATCGCAGGTCATGAAGGGCGGCTGCGCCTGCTGGATGGCAAACAAGTCGTCGAAATCCTGCCCCAGGGCGTTGGCAAGGGGGCGGCGATTTCGCATTTCCTTGATTCCCCCCCTTTCAAAAACCGCCTGCCCGTTTTCGTTGGCGACGACTTGACGGATGAAGAGGGGTTTCTTGAGGTGAATGGGAGGGGAGGCATTTCCATTCACGTCGGCGGCAATGATTCCACGGCAGCTCAATACAAGGCGGCTTCGGTTGCAACGATCGCCGAATGGCTGGCCGGTCCTGTTTGCCGCTCTCTCGAATGCAATCAGAGAAAGGATGCTTCGTGACAAACCTCAATCTGGGCGTCATCGGAAATTGCAATCTCGCCATGCTGGTCGATGACGCAGCGAGAATCGTCTGGGCGTGTTTTCCGCGCCTGGACGGGCAACCCGTCTTCGACGCGCTGTTGGGCGGCGCCGTTCCCTACAGGCCGGACGAGCCAGGAAACGGCGGGTATTTCGCCATTGAATTGGTCGATCAGAAATATTCCAAGCAGTATTATTCACCAAATTCCGCCGTTCTGTGCACTAGGCTGCATGCCGCCGACGGAAGTTCCGTCGAGGTGGTGGACTTCGCCCCGCGCTACGCCCAGCATGATAGAATGTTCCGTCCCCCCAGTTTGGTGCGGCGCATCTTTCCGTTAAGCGGAAAGCCCCAGGTCCGCATCCGCCTAAGGCCGCGCTTCGGCTGGGGAAGCGTCACGCCGCGCGTGACCCTGGGCAGCAACCATATTCGTTTTGTCTCCGATGACATTGCGCTGAGACTGACCACAGATGCGCCGCTTGTCTATATCGCCGAGGAAACCCCCTTTCTGCTCGACATGCCGGTCAGTCTTATTCTTGGTTCCGACGAAAGCCTGATGGCGGGCATCGAGGAAACGGCGCGTTTGTTTCATGAAAAGACGTTGGATCATTGGCACAACTGGGTGCGCTCGCTGTCGATTCCATTCGACTGGCAAGAAGCCGTGATTCGCGCCGCCATTACCCTCAAACTGTGCAATTACGAAGAAACGGGGGCCATCGTGGCGGCTCTGACGACGTCCATTCCCGAAGCCCCGGACACCAAGCGCAACTGGGACTACCGCCTATGCTGGCCCCGCGACGCCTATTTCGCCATCCATGCATTGAATAGGCTGGGGGCCACCCGAACCATGGAAGACTATTTGGGCTACATCACCAATATCGTCAGCGATGGCGAGTTGCGACCCCTGTACGGCATAACGCGCAGGGCAGATTTGGTTGAACGCATCGCCCTGGCGCTGCCCGGCTATCGCGGCATGGGGCCGGTTCGGGTGGGCAATCAGGCTTACGAGCAGGTGCAGAACGACGTTTATGGCAGCGTCATTCTGGCCGCCACGCATGTTTTCTTCGACATCCGTTTGGTGCGAACGGGAAATCGCCAGTTGTTCGAACGATTGGAAACGCTGGGGCTGCGCGCCATCCAGGCCTTCGACAAGCCGGATGCCGGCTTGTGGGAATTGCGAGGCAAACATTCCATTCACACCTTCTCCAGCCTGATGTGCTGGGCGGCCTGCGACCGTTTGGCCAGGATTGCCGGACGGCTTGAACTGGCCGAGCGCGCAACCTTTTGGCGCACCGAAGCGGATCGCATGCACGAGACGATTTACGCACGGTGCTGGAACGATGCCTTGAAAAGTTTCGTAGCAACCTGGGACGGAGATACGCTGGATGCCAGTCTTCTGCTGCTGCACGAACTCGATTTTCTTGAAGCGGACGACCCGCGTTTCGCCGCCACCGTCGATGCCGTGGGCCGCGACTTGAAGAAAGGCGATCTGTTGTTGCGTTACGCCGTCGAGGATGATTTCGGCCTGCCCGAAACCGCATTCACCATTTGCACTTTCTGGTATATCGACGCCTTGGCTTCATTGGGCCGCAGGAAGGAGGCGCAGGCGATTTTTGAATCGATCCTGGCTAGGCGCAATCCCCTGGGGCTATTGTCCGAGGACATTCACCCGCAAACCGGCGAGTTGTGGGGCAATTTCCCGCAGGCCTATTCGATGGTCGGGCTGATCAACTCGGCCATGCGCCTGAGCAGAAGTTGGGAAGAGATGATTTAACCGGCCAAGGTGACCCGGTTGCGTCCCTCGTTCTTCGAGCGATACATCGCCTGATCGGCCTTTTCCATCAGGTGGGATATTCCCCCGTCCATCGGTTCGTCGCCTGGAAGAAAAACGGCGACGCCCACGCTGACCGTGAATTGCAGGCTGTCGCCATTTGGCAAAGGCAGGCGGATGTCTTGCACATGTTGGCGCAGGCGCTGGGCGATCACCATGGCGCCCTCGGCGCCGGTATTGGGCAGCGCCACGCCGAATTCTTCCCCGCCCAGACGGCCCAGAATGTCGTATTCGCGCAGCGCCGTCCGGCAGGCCTGCACGAAGGATTTCAGGGCGCTGTCCCCGATGGCGTGGCCATGCGTGTCATTGATCCGCTTGAAATGGTCGATATCGAGCGCCAGTAAGGAAAAGGCGCGTTCCATCCGCTGGGCGTGATCAAGTTCCAGTCCGGCCAGATGCAGGAAATGGCGCAGATTGGCGACGCCGGTCAGCGAATCGCTGGCGGCCAGAACCTCAAGCTCCGCCACCTGTTGCTGGCTGTCGCAGTAGTCGCCGATCGACAAGGCTAGATCCTGGATTTGCCGATTGTCGTCCAGCACCACGGGCATGCGGTCGATGACCAAGCGCAGCAGTTTTTCTTCCGGCCTGTCTTGATGAAACGCCTGAACCGGATAGGCGCCAACCGCCAGCCGGTCTTCGCCCAGTGGCAAGACCAGCCTTTGCCATGTTTGTTGCGGTTGCCCCTTTTCGAAATCGGCGGTATGCGAGCGCCAAAGCGGGCGTCTTGCGTGCCTGGCGAAGGTATATTCGAAATCAAGAATGCCGCGCCGGTCGACGGGCAGGATGTCGGTGGGGACCAGATCGATGATCTGTCCGGTCAGATCCGCCCCGAAGGCCTTGGTGAAGGCGCGGCCGTAATGGCTGTAGCGGTGGCGTTCGTCCAAGGGATCAATGACCAGCAAATTGTCGGCAAAGTCTTGGAAGCTGGTCAGGGGGGATTCGATCTTATCCTTACCCTCGATAGCCGTTCGCCAGGCATCGAACAGGGCGACAAGGCGGGAATCCATGACCCGGGAGACAAGATTGTGCATTTGCTGGCCGCCCCCACGGCGAAGAGAACTTGGTGCGCCCTGTCGGAAGAAGATGGGCACTGGACTTGTGCTATTCTCTTCACCTAGGGGGCGCCATCAAGACATTTTCTTCCGACATTGCAAAACGCTAGATAAATCGTCATCTTAGGGGACGGGTGCTGTCCCGATAAGAGTGCGGAAGGGTCCCATGGCGGTCGATAATCTGTGACCTGGGACCCAAGCTTCATCTAGCCCCCAACCTTGGACCAGGCTGGCCTGGAAAAATCCTGCTTCATCCGACGGTGAGCTGGCCGGGGCTGCCGACCGGGAGATGAAGCCTTGCTGGCACTTGGTTGCCGATCGCACTGTGCTGCCGGACCATGTTGTAGTCTCTACGCCAATCCTCGCATTTTTCTCTCGCTTCGTCGAGGCTCATGAACCAGCTGACGTTCAGGCATTCGGCCCGGAACTTGCCGTTCAAAGATTCGATAAAGGCGTTGTCGGTTGGTTTTCCGGGACGACTGAAGTCGAGCGTGATGCCCTTCATGAAGGCCCAGATATCCAATTCCTTGCTGATAAACTCGGGGCCGTTGTCGCTGACGATCATCAGCGGCTTGTCGCGCCTGGCGATCAGGGCGTCCAACTCGCGGGCCACGCGCAGGCCGGACAACGAAGTGTCGGCCACCAGCGCTAGGCATTCGCGGGTAATATCGTCCACCACGGTCAGGATGCGGAAACGCCGCCCGTCGGTCATGGCATCGCTGACAAAATCCAGCGACCAGCGCTGGTTCTTCCCTTGCGGGATGGTCATTGGTGAACGGGTGCCAAGGATGCGTTTGCGCCCGCCACGCTTGAGCCATGGTGATGCTGCGACACGGGGAGCGCCAGTCCGCCCAGCGCTGGCGCCGATCCGGTCGCGGAGGATGGGGTAGAAGCGAACCCTGGAAAATGGCTGACCATAAGGGGGAAGCCGGGCTATCCCTCGAATGTGTCCCTCAAAGCGAGGATGTCCGGCAACATTCCTAGGAATAGATCCACCAGCCTGGGATCGAAATGCTTTCCGGCCTGGTCCTTGAACAGCGCCACCACCCCTTCCAAGGGCCAAGCTTCCTTGTAGGGGCGCGGCGAGGTAAGTGCATCGAACACGTCGCAGATAGCGGCAATGCGGGCCTCAATGGGAATCTCCTCGCCCTTGAGTCCGTGGGGGTAGCCGCTGCCGTCCCATTTCTCGTGATGATACAGCGCCACGTTGCGGGCCATGGTCAGCAGTTCCGAGCCATGTTCACCAATGATTTCGGCTCCGATGGCGGCATGGGTCTCAATGACTTTGCGCTCCTCGGGATCGAGCCTGCCGGGCTTGAGCAGGATCGTGTCGGAGATGCCGATCTTGCCAACGTCGTGCATTGGGGTGGCGTAAAGGATCAGTTCCGCAGTAGCCACATCCAGTCCTGCAGCCAGGGCCAGTTTGTGGCTGGCGTGACTCATGCGCAGAACGTGTTGGCCGGTTTCCTCGTCCCGGTATTCACCGGCGCGGCCCAGGCGTTCGATGATCTGTAACTGGGTTTCGCGCACCTCGCGGGTGCGTTCGCGGACCACCTCCTCCAGTTCATCGGCGCGCAGGCGCTGGCGCTTGAAGAAGTGGCGGGTTTCCAGCAGATTGCGGATGCGCAGCAGCACTTCCCACCGCTTGAACGGCTTGTTGACGAAGTCCCGCGCCCCGGCCTGAAGGGCCTTCATGCGGGTCTCATCATCGGTTTGGGCGGTCAGCACCAGCACCGGCAGCCAGTCGCCATCGGTTAGCGAGGCAGACAGCTTCCCCAAGAGCTCGATGCCGCTTATGTGGGGCATGCGAATATCCAGCAGGATGATGTCGAAGTCCTTGGCCCGATGCAGGCCCTCCACCTCGCGCGGATCGCTGGTGGAGGTCAGGTCGGCATAGCCTTCCTGCTCAAGCATGTCCTCCAGCAAAGCCACATTGGCGGACTCGTCATCGACGATGAGAACGCGTGATTCTCGGAGCGGGTCAGGCGCTGTGAGCATCGAGGTGCCTCATCACATGTTGAAGTGTGCGGACAAGGGCGGAAATGTCCACTGGCTTTGTCAGATAGGTGTCGCAACCGGACTCCAAGGCCCGGTCGGTGGCCTGGGGCGTGGCATCGGCGCTGAGCGCGACCACCGGAATGTGGCGGGTCCGTTCGTCCGATTTCAGGTGGCGGGCCACGTCAAGACCAGAGATGCTAGGCAGGCTGATGTCGAGCAAGATCACGTCAGGCTGCTCGCTCTCGGCTAGTTGCAGCCCCTCTTCGCCGGTACTGGCGGTGATCAGGCGCATGGGGGCCAGTTGCTCGAACAAGGCTTCCATCAGGCTGAGATTGGCCGGATTGTCCTCGACATAGAGCACCAGATGATCTTCGGCACAGAAGTGGAGCGCCCCATCCGAGGCAAAGACTCCGTTCCGATCCTGATCCGGTTCAGCTGCCGCCGTCTCGACAATGGGAAAATCCAGCCAGAAACGAGAGCCTTCCCCTTCCACGCTGGAAAAGCCAATCCGGCCGCCCATGGCCTCGATCAGGGTCTTGGTCAGGACAAGGCCGATGCCGGTGCCTTCGATTTCCGTGGTCTCCGCCCCCAGGCGGCTGAAGGGCTTGAAC
This is a stretch of genomic DNA from Alphaproteobacteria bacterium. It encodes these proteins:
- a CDS encoding glycoside hydrolase family 15 protein, coding for MTNLNLGVIGNCNLAMLVDDAARIVWACFPRLDGQPVFDALLGGAVPYRPDEPGNGGYFAIELVDQKYSKQYYSPNSAVLCTRLHAADGSSVEVVDFAPRYAQHDRMFRPPSLVRRIFPLSGKPQVRIRLRPRFGWGSVTPRVTLGSNHIRFVSDDIALRLTTDAPLVYIAEETPFLLDMPVSLILGSDESLMAGIEETARLFHEKTLDHWHNWVRSLSIPFDWQEAVIRAAITLKLCNYEETGAIVAALTTSIPEAPDTKRNWDYRLCWPRDAYFAIHALNRLGATRTMEDYLGYITNIVSDGELRPLYGITRRADLVERIALALPGYRGMGPVRVGNQAYEQVQNDVYGSVILAATHVFFDIRLVRTGNRQLFERLETLGLRAIQAFDKPDAGLWELRGKHSIHTFSSLMCWAACDRLARIAGRLELAERATFWRTEADRMHETIYARCWNDALKSFVATWDGDTLDASLLLLHELDFLEADDPRFAATVDAVGRDLKKGDLLLRYAVEDDFGLPETAFTICTFWYIDALASLGRRKEAQAIFESILARRNPLGLLSEDIHPQTGELWGNFPQAYSMVGLINSAMRLSRSWEEMI
- a CDS encoding transposase family protein, with the translated sequence MTIPQGKNQRWSLDFVSDAMTDGRRFRILTVVDDITRECLALVADTSLSGLRVARELDALIARRDKPLMIVSDNGPEFISKELDIWAFMKGITLDFSRPGKPTDNAFIESLNGKFRAECLNVSWFMSLDEAREKCEDWRRDYNMVRQHSAIGNQVPARLHLPVGSPGQLTVG
- the otsB gene encoding trehalose-phosphatase codes for the protein MNLPVPDSNGPDWAVFLDVDGTLLNLAEHPDAVLVPDGLLTLLACLKRALSGAVALVSGRSLASLDALLGSAGLDVAGCHGAEIRLNGQTTLLGSADAVMPKVAERLARLSDGIPLAMVELKAHSIAFHYRLQQMDALQARQLALKAIAGHEGRLRLLDGKQVVEILPQGVGKGAAISHFLDSPPFKNRLPVFVGDDLTDEEGFLEVNGRGGISIHVGGNDSTAAQYKAASVATIAEWLAGPVCRSLECNQRKDAS
- a CDS encoding response regulator; translated protein: MLTAPDPLRESRVLIVDDESANVALLEDMLEQEGYADLTSTSDPREVEGLHRAKDFDIILLDIRMPHISGIELLGKLSASLTDGDWLPVLVLTAQTDDETRMKALQAGARDFVNKPFKRWEVLLRIRNLLETRHFFKRQRLRADELEEVVRERTREVRETQLQIIERLGRAGEYRDEETGQHVLRMSHASHKLALAAGLDVATAELILYATPMHDVGKIGISDTILLKPGRLDPEERKVIETHAAIGAEIIGEHGSELLTMARNVALYHHEKWDGSGYPHGLKGEEIPIEARIAAICDVFDALTSPRPYKEAWPLEGVVALFKDQAGKHFDPRLVDLFLGMLPDILALRDTFEG
- a CDS encoding GGDEF domain-containing protein is translated as MHNLVSRVMDSRLVALFDAWRTAIEGKDKIESPLTSFQDFADNLLVIDPLDERHRYSHYGRAFTKAFGADLTGQIIDLVPTDILPVDRRGILDFEYTFARHARRPLWRSHTADFEKGQPQQTWQRLVLPLGEDRLAVGAYPVQAFHQDRPEEKLLRLVIDRMPVVLDDNRQIQDLALSIGDYCDSQQQVAELEVLAASDSLTGVANLRHFLHLAGLELDHAQRMERAFSLLALDIDHFKRINDTHGHAIGDSALKSFVQACRTALREYDILGRLGGEEFGVALPNTGAEGAMVIAQRLRQHVQDIRLPLPNGDSLQFTVSVGVAVFLPGDEPMDGGISHLMEKADQAMYRSKNEGRNRVTLAG